The stretch of DNA GGCGAACGGCAGGTTGACTGCTGCCCAGCTGACCGCCGCGGCTGATGTTGTGGCCAGCAGCGGCCGGAATTTACCGGTACGTACGGCCAACAGGAGGACGGCCGCCGGGAACAAGAGGGCATAGGCGTTGGCTGCTACCGCCAGTCCGGTAAGGATTCCGGCAGCGACGGGACGCCGGGCAGCAAAGAAATACATGCCGACGGCCAGCAGGCAGACAGCCCAGAGGTCCCAGTTGATGGTGCCCGCCAGGACCAGACCAGGTGCCACGGCCACCATGGCCGCATCCCACGGACGGCGGGCGGAAATCCGGGCTGTAGCAAGGACGGCAATCATGGCCGCCACGGCAAGCAGGACGGCGTTGATATCGAAGAAAGCCAGCACCCGGGCGTCGGAAATACCCTGGCCCGGGACCAACAGTGCGGTCACACCCGCAACAAGGCCCACCACAACCGGGTACTCGAAGGGGCTGCTGACGATGGGGAAGGCGCCATCGGCAAGGCCCCGGTTGCGGAACAGCTCGGGAAGGTCGGAATAGCAGGTGGCGTAGAACTGGGTGGGGGATTCCCATCCGTACGCCCGGCAGTACCCCTTGGCGAGGACTCCCAGGAGGGCTGCAGCGAGGGTCAGCAAAATGAGCACACGATCCACGGTGAACGGTCCGGGGGACACCACTCCCGGCTCCGATCTGCGCCCCAACGGCCCGCCCACCAGCTCGGTGAAGTTCCGGAGCAGCACGTCGCTGCGGCTGGGAACAACCAGCCTGGACGGTCCACGGCGCCCCCGGGGCTCGGTGTCCTGCATGTTCCCGAGCTTACAGCCCGCCCCCGGGCGGGAAGCCACGGGGGCGGGTGTCAGCGCAGGCCTCCCATTTGCTGGTGCATCACTGCAAAGGCGTCGTCGCGGTGCTGTTCCAGCAGCCGGCGGTTGAACCCGGCTTTGCCTGGCCGCCTGCGGACTCGCGTCAGCAGCTTGCGGATTTTTCGAATCAAGGTACTCACCTCCTTGGAAGATGTAAGGAAGATTTTGGGCGCGGCAAATAGAGCCATTGCCGAAACGTGAATTGGGCATAAAGAATCACCGAAAAAGAGGGCACATGAAATTCGGTGAATCAGGCGGCAATTAAAGGCGCACCTGGATAAACGGGAATACCGTCAGCAGGAGGCGGCTGCCCACAAGCGCGTACGGAAGGTACGGGCACCGATGCACGGGATGCCAAGGCAAACCAAGGCAGGCAGGCATAGACGGCATGCACAGGCCATGGCACTCAGTTAAATTGCACTCAAGCTTCCGGCAGGTCCGGCATCAAGGAATCCGCCGCCAGCGCGGCGGAATCACGGGCTAGTGGCCGGCGCGGCCCTGCGGAAAGTGCACCTCGTGAGCGGAGGCCGGGGCAGCATTGACGGCCACATTCCATTCGCCAGTCAAAGTCATCATTCTCCCAACCTCCTCTTCTTTCATTCGCGGCATCGTGTGGATGCGGCAGCACGGGCAGTGCCCCGGCAGAAAAGTCCTGGGGCTTGGAATAAAGGTACACCACGAATTACGCTGCGGCTATCCTTTTGTGCACAAATAGAAGAAATTCTTTAGGTAACTGGTGTTCAGAGTCCCCAGCGGACAATTGCGGGAGTCTTCTTATCCCATCCGAGCGTGCATACCTTTGCCGTGCCGAGGACGAAATGCCGGCCTTCAACGGGAGGCAGTTCCAGCCAGCGAGCGGTCAGGATGCGGGAAAAATGCCCGTGGGCCACCACCAGCACGTTGTCCATTCCGGATTCGAGGACGCGGCCGATGATCTTGTCAGCCCTCGCCGCCACCTCGTCCAGGCTCTCGCCATTGGGCACGCCGTTGGTCCAGATCAGGTAGTCCGGGTTGTCCTTGCGGATGAGGTCGGAACTGATGCCCTCGTAGTCGCCGTAGTTCCATTCGACGGCGAGGGGTTCGTGCTGGGCATCGGGGAAGCCTGCCAGCTCAGCCGTCCGGCGCGCACGGCGCAACGGGGACGTGAGGACCAGGTCGAAGTCCACACCATCCAGTGCCTTGCGGGCTTCAACGGCCTGCTGTTCACCTTCAACGGTGAGCGGCAGGTCCGTGAGCCCGGTGTACTGGCCGCTCTTGGACCATTCCGTCTCGCCGTGGCGGAGGATCCAGAGCTGGGGACGCGGGGCGAGGGCGGGATTGGTCACTTGGACTCCTCAACATGGGAAGGTTCGACGCCGGCGGGGGACTCTTCGTCCGCCGGCCCGGCAGGTGATGCTTCAGGCTGTTCGGCCCACCAGCGGAGGAGCCTGGCCTCCGCATCGTCGGCGGCCAGTGGTCCATGCTCCATCCGCTCATTGAGGAGGAACTTGTAGGCCCTTCCCACCACCGGTCCGGGCTTGAGGCCCAGCAGGGACATGATCTGTGCCCCGTCCAGGTCCGGGCGGACCGCTTCCAGGGACTCCTGCTCACGCAGCGCCGCGATCCGTTCCTCGAGATCGTCGTAGGCGAAGGACAACCTGTCGGCCTTGCGCTGGTTGCGGGTGGTGACGTCGGAGCGGGTAAGGCGGTGCAGCCGCTCCAGCTGGGGACCGGCATCGGTGACATAGCGGCGGACGGCTGAGTCGCTCCACCCGGCGTCCCCATAGCCGTAGAAGCGCATATGCAGTTCCACCAGGCGGGCCACCGACTTGATGGTGTCGTTGTCGAAGCGCAGGGTCTTCATCCGCTTCGTGGTGAGTTTGGCACCCACCATGTCGTGGTGCCGGAAGCTCACCGCGCCGCCCTGTTCGAAACGGCGCGTAGCCGGCTTGCCGACGTCGTGCATCAGTGCCGCGAACCGCAGGACGAAGTCGGGGCCGGGCACGGGCCCGTCCGCGTCCGTCTCGAGGGCCGCAGCCTGTTCCAGGACCTGCAGCGAATGCTGGTACACGTCCTTGTGCCGGTGGTGTTCGTCGGACTCGAGCCGGAGCGCGGACACCTCCGGAAGCACGAACTCGGCCAGGCCCGTGTCCACCAGCAGGTCCACACCCACGCGGGGGCGGGCGCCGCAGACGAGCTTGACCAGTTCGTCGCGGATCCGCTCGGCGGAGATGATGGTGATCCGTTCAGCCATGCCGGTCATGGCCTTGCGGACGTCGTCGTGGACGGAGACACCCAGCTGGGACGCGAACCGGGCGGCCCGCATCATCCGCAGCGGATCGTCGGAAAAGGATGCCTCCGGCGACCCCGGCGTCGCCAGTACCGAGGCGTGGAGGTCGCGGACCCCGCCGAAGGGGTCCACCAGTTCCATGGTGGGCAGCTTCAGTGCCATGGCGTTGATGGTGAAGTCGCGGCGCAGCAGGTCGTCGGTCAGCGATGAACCAAAAGCGACTACGGGCTTCCGGGAGTCCGGATCGTAGGCTTCTGCCCGGTAGGTGGTGATCTCGATCTGGAATCCGGCCTTGCGCATGCCGATGGTTCCAAAGGCGCGGCCGATTTCCCAGAAGTTGTCTGCCCACTTCTTAATAAGGGCAACCGTCTGGTCCGGGGTGGCGTCGGTGGTGAAGTCCAGGTCCGGCGAGGTCCGGCCGAGGAAGAGATCGCGCACGGGACCGCCCACCAGCGACAGTTCGTGGCCGGCGTCGACGAAGCGCTGGCCAAGCTCCAGGACCACCGGGTCCACCTGGAAATCGACGGTGTGGGAATCAGTCTTGTGATGTGCGTGCGCCATAGTTACTTAAGCTTGGCAGAAACCGGCGGCACGGCAGGCCAAAAAGTCCGTCAAGATCCGTGGGATTCACGGGCCGCCGCGAAACTGCGTCATATGCCGTCCATGTTTGCGTCATGTTCCGGTCATCACGAACGGGCAACAGTCGTTAGAGTGGACTCCATGGCCCATCCAGTACCGAGCGCTCCAGGCAGGAGGACAAACGCACCATTGCCGTCGGCAATAGGTGCGCACGTTGCCCCTGCCCCGCACTCGGCGCCGGCGTCGCTGCCGACGGTGGAGGAAGTTTCCGCCGGCGGCGTGGTGGTTGACACGTCCGACGCCGAGCTTCGGGTTGCGATTATTGCCCGCCTTAACCGCGGGGGACGCCTGGAGTGGTGCCTGCCCAAGGGCCACCCGGAGGGCAAAGAGAACAACGAAGAGGCAGCGGTCCGCGAAATTGCCGAGGAAACCGGCATCGAGGGCAGCATCCTGGCGCCCCTGGGCAGCATCGACTACTGGTTTACCGTCAGCGGCCACCGGGTCCACAAGACCGTGCACCACTACTTGCTGCGTGCCACCGGCGGTGAACTGACCATTGAGAACGATCCCGACCAGGAGGCCGTGGACGTTGCCTGGGTGCCCATCCAGGAACTGGCCAGGAAGCTTTCGTTCCCCAATGAGCGGCGCATCGCCGACCTCGCACGCGAGGTCCTGCCCGGCCACCTCTGACGCCGGGCCGGCCCAGCGCGCAGCGGCGTTGCGGTGTTAAGCGCCTCCGGGTGAGACGATGAACTCGATGTCAGCTACCAACTTTCCTTCCGACAAAGCCGGCCGGACCGGCAATGCCGCGCCGGAAGGCCTCCCCGAAGAACCTGCGGCTCCGGCCGCCGCGCCAGCGACTTCAGGAGCCAGTGAAACCCGTTCCAGCGCCATCATGGCCGCCGGCACCCTGGTCTCCCGGTTCCTGGGCTTCGGCAAAACCTGGATGCTCGGAACGGCCCTAGGCCTCGGTTCCACGGTCAACGACACGTTCATCAACGCCAACAACCTGCCCAACCTGATCTTCCTGCTGGTGGCCGGCGGTGTCTTCAACGCCGTGCTGGTGCCGCAGATCATCAAAGCCAGCAAGGCTCCGGACAGGGGAGCGGACTACATCAGCCGCCTCCTGACCCTTGCGGTCCTGCTGCTGCTGGGCCTCACTGCCCTGGTGACGCTGGCTGCGCCGCTGGTCATCGACGTCACCACGCAGGGATACAGTCCGCAGCAGAAGGCGCTGGCCGTCACCTTCGCGTTCTGGTGCCTGCCGCAGATCTTCTTCTACGGCCTGTACGCCCTCCTCACCCAGGTCCTCAATGCCAACGGGGCCTTTGGGCCTGCCATGTGGGCGCCCATCCTGAACAACCTGGTGGCCATAGCCGGCCTGGGGATGTTCATCTGGATTTTTGGCACCAACGAGTTCAGTCCGCACACCCTGGCCAACTGGGGATCAACGCAGACGTTGTTCGTTGCTGGGTTCTCCACCATCGGCGTGGTGGCGCAGACGGCCATCCTGATGATCCCGGTCTTCCGGCTCAAGCTTGGCCTCCGCCCGCGGTTCGGCTGGCGGGGCGTGGGACTGGGCCAGGCAGCCAAGCTGAGCGTGTGGACCCTGCTGACGGCCGCCGTCGGGCAGCTCGCCTTCCTGTATGTCATGCGCATCGCCACGATTCCCGGTGCCGAACGCCTCCGCCTTGCGGAGGCGGGCAATCCGGCCGCTGACATGCTGCCCGGCAACGCCGTGCTGGAGGTGGCCAGCCAGCTGTACCTGCTGCCGCATTCGATCATTGCCCTGTCCCTGGCCACAGTCCTGTTCAACCGGATGACCCGGGCTTCCCAGGACGGTAACCGGGCTGAGTTGCGGGATGCCCTCTCCCACGGCCTGCGGACCATGGCCGTGGCCACCGTCTTCGGTGCCCTGGCACTCTTCGCCCTGGCTGGTCCGCTGGGCATGTTCTTCTCCGGCGGCTCGCGCAACGACGGCGTGATGCTGGCCCAGACGCTCACCATCCTGGCGCTCAGCACCCCCTTCATGAGTGCCAACTTCATGATGTCCCGCGTCTTCTACGCCAACGAGGATGCGCGGACCCCGTTCTACGTTCAGTTGCTGCTGGCGGTGGTGTACGTGGTGGGCGCCTTTGCCATCCAGTTCATGCCGGTGGGCCAGATCATCTATGCGATCGCCGTCCTGTACATGGTGGGCAATATCCTCTCCGTAGTGATCAGTGCGTTCTTCCTGCGTCGCCTCCTCGGCAACCTGGACGGACCGCGGATTGCCAATGCCTATATCCGCATGGGCTATGCCGCCCTGGGCTCGGCGATCGCGGGTGCCGGTGCCCTGTGGCTGATGGGCAGTTACAGCCCGGACGGGTTCGCCTGGAGCGGCCGCCTCCAGGCACTCGTGACGCTTGCCGTTGTGGGACCCGTGATGCTGGCTGTTTACTTCCTGCTCCTCAGGCTGTTCCGCGTCTCCGAGCTGACGGACATGCTCCGGCCCCTGCTCGGACGGCTTGGACGTGGAGGCCAAGTGGCGCCCTCAGCGGCAGGCGGGGTCCCGCCGACGTCCGCTCCCGAGGGCACCCCCTCAGTGGAAGCCGGGCCGGCAGCAGAGCGTCCCGCCCGTGCAACCACCTCGGTGGATACGGGCCTCATTCCCCGCATTTCAGGTGAGTTTGATGCTGTGTCCTTCAGGGCAGGTCCGGAGCCTGAGCGGGAGGCCTCCGGCGCGCATTACGACGACGGCGCCCCCACACCGGATGACGGCAACTACCTGCCGGGAGAGGACCAGGCCAGCACTGCGCGCGGCGGATTGCTCCGCGAGCAAATTCCACTGCCGGGCCGGCGCACTTTCCAGGGCAAGGCGGGCCAGAACCCCTATTTCAGCCGTCGGCGCCCCCGGAAAAAGTGACTTTGGCGCTGTTTCGGCGCTTCTTTCTCCGCGGCGGTCCACCCTCAATCGGCTAGGATCGGAAGGGTACAGGGGGAAGTTGTATCCGGGAGACCGCCATCCTGCCGTCCGCGGACGGCTGGGTCATCCATGCCGGAAATCCCGGAAAATCTAGGAGGAACACGTGTCCAACCCGATCGATGTCGGATCAGTACTGGGCGGCCGCTACAAGGTCACAGCCACGGTATTGACCTCGCATGACCACGATCTGGTGCTGGATGGTGTGGACCAGGTCCTCAACCGCCCGGTAAGCATCCTGGTTGCCGGACCCCAGAACACCGAACAGGTGGCCCAAAGCGCACGCGAAGTAGCCACCGGCGAACGTCCCGGCACTGTGCAGGTGCTGGACCTCGGCGTCACCGAGGCCGCCACGTACCTCATCACCAACCACACGTCCGCAGCAGACCTGCTGGACCTAGTGGTGGCTTCCAACCCGCCCTACGTGGAGCCGTTCTTCACGGACACGCTGGGCAGCGAGATCTTCGGCCAGGCCCGCTCGTACGAGCCCGAGCCCTATGACGACGAAGAAAACGTCGAGGCCGGCTACATCAATTACTCGGACACGCACCCCAGCCAGGTCGATCCCTACCGCGATGCTCCTGCCGTTCCGCCCAAGCCACCTGTGCGCCCCGCCACGGCACCTGTTGCACCTGCCGCCGCCCGCAACGGCGGTTCCGGTGCTGCAGCCGCCGGCGCTGCTGCGGGTACTGGCGCAGGCGTTGCTGCCGGTGCCGCTGGAGCTGCTGGCGCTGCGGGCCGTGCTCCGGCGTCCGCGCCGGCCGACCCCGAGGCCACTGCTGCCCATCCCGTGCAGCCTTCCACCGGACGTTCCGCGCCCGAAGCCACCGACAGCGGGCATCCCGTGGCCTCTGATTCCGGGCGTCCGAAGGTTTCCCTGTGGTCCGACGACGACTACGCGCAGGCGGACACCCAGGACGGCTACGACTACCAGTACGAAGAAGAGCCGGTGGAGGAGCGTGCGCCGGCCAACAAGAAGGGCGCACTCTTTGCCAGGGCAGCGGCACCGGCCGCCGGCGGCGCGTCCTTCGCCGGCCGCGGCAACGATGACGATGACCGCGATGACTACGACGACGACCAGGACGAAGCAGGGCGTGAGCCGCGGTCCATGCGGTGGCTTGTTGGCGGACTCCTGGCCGTTGTCCTCATCGCCGGGCTGGTTTTTGCCGTGACAAACCTGGGCAGCCTCTTCACGCAGCCGGAGGCCGGTGGCCCCGCGCCGGCAGCCACAACGGGTGCTCCTGAGGCTTCAGCAGCTCCCACGCAGGCGCCCACGTCCGCCGCACCGGCGGTTCCGCCGGCTATTGAAAGCGTCACCCGCCAGGGCAACTTCGACTTTGCTGCCACCTTCGACGGCGACCTGGTCAAGGCCTACGACGGCAACGCTGCCAGCTACTGGTCGGACATGGAGTTCGCCACCGAGAACTGGGGCGGTCTCGCTCCCGATGGCGTGACACTTGCAGTCAAACTGAAGAGTGCAGCCACCGTTTCCTCCATCACGCTCTCGCAGCTTGGGGGATCGGGCGGAAGCATGACCGTCTACACCAACGACCGGCCATCGCTTGACGGCGCCAAGTCCGTGGGAACCAACAGCTTCACTTCCGGTGACCTCAACCTGCCGCTCGCTGAACCGGTCAAGGCCCAGTACGTCATCGTCGCCATCAATGCGCTGCCCAAGCTCGCAGCACCCAAGACCCGGTACGGCTACGGTCTCCGCCTGGCCGAAATCAA from Pseudarthrobacter chlorophenolicus A6 encodes:
- a CDS encoding glycosyltransferase family 87 protein, yielding MQDTEPRGRRGPSRLVVPSRSDVLLRNFTELVGGPLGRRSEPGVVSPGPFTVDRVLILLTLAAALLGVLAKGYCRAYGWESPTQFYATCYSDLPELFRNRGLADGAFPIVSSPFEYPVVVGLVAGVTALLVPGQGISDARVLAFFDINAVLLAVAAMIAVLATARISARRPWDAAMVAVAPGLVLAGTINWDLWAVCLLAVGMYFFAARRPVAAGILTGLAVAANAYALLFPAAVLLLAVRTGKFRPLLATTSAAAVSWAAVNLPFAAANPGGWAYYFQFNASRDAGYGSPWFAYNLVAAKLQRPVISPAAIDMLSIGFFALACVLVAVVALSAPRRPRLAQLAFLLVAAFVLTGKAYSPQFVLWLIPLLALARPKWRDFLVWQGIEGLHWAAVWMYLGQVTSAGSSQHNLDMPYYVLAVAAHMVAVTYLMARVTWDIYDPRYDPIRRHNLDDPHGGPFSNASDRLRLDFRRTSGSLLHRKESTHA
- a CDS encoding histidine phosphatase family protein gives rise to the protein MTNPALAPRPQLWILRHGETEWSKSGQYTGLTDLPLTVEGEQQAVEARKALDGVDFDLVLTSPLRRARRTAELAGFPDAQHEPLAVEWNYGDYEGISSDLIRKDNPDYLIWTNGVPNGESLDEVAARADKIIGRVLESGMDNVLVVAHGHFSRILTARWLELPPVEGRHFVLGTAKVCTLGWDKKTPAIVRWGL
- a CDS encoding CCA tRNA nucleotidyltransferase; amino-acid sequence: MAHAHHKTDSHTVDFQVDPVVLELGQRFVDAGHELSLVGGPVRDLFLGRTSPDLDFTTDATPDQTVALIKKWADNFWEIGRAFGTIGMRKAGFQIEITTYRAEAYDPDSRKPVVAFGSSLTDDLLRRDFTINAMALKLPTMELVDPFGGVRDLHASVLATPGSPEASFSDDPLRMMRAARFASQLGVSVHDDVRKAMTGMAERITIISAERIRDELVKLVCGARPRVGVDLLVDTGLAEFVLPEVSALRLESDEHHRHKDVYQHSLQVLEQAAALETDADGPVPGPDFVLRFAALMHDVGKPATRRFEQGGAVSFRHHDMVGAKLTTKRMKTLRFDNDTIKSVARLVELHMRFYGYGDAGWSDSAVRRYVTDAGPQLERLHRLTRSDVTTRNQRKADRLSFAYDDLEERIAALREQESLEAVRPDLDGAQIMSLLGLKPGPVVGRAYKFLLNERMEHGPLAADDAEARLLRWWAEQPEASPAGPADEESPAGVEPSHVEESK
- a CDS encoding NUDIX hydrolase — encoded protein: MPSAIGAHVAPAPHSAPASLPTVEEVSAGGVVVDTSDAELRVAIIARLNRGGRLEWCLPKGHPEGKENNEEAAVREIAEETGIEGSILAPLGSIDYWFTVSGHRVHKTVHHYLLRATGGELTIENDPDQEAVDVAWVPIQELARKLSFPNERRIADLAREVLPGHL
- the murJ gene encoding murein biosynthesis integral membrane protein MurJ, giving the protein MSATNFPSDKAGRTGNAAPEGLPEEPAAPAAAPATSGASETRSSAIMAAGTLVSRFLGFGKTWMLGTALGLGSTVNDTFINANNLPNLIFLLVAGGVFNAVLVPQIIKASKAPDRGADYISRLLTLAVLLLLGLTALVTLAAPLVIDVTTQGYSPQQKALAVTFAFWCLPQIFFYGLYALLTQVLNANGAFGPAMWAPILNNLVAIAGLGMFIWIFGTNEFSPHTLANWGSTQTLFVAGFSTIGVVAQTAILMIPVFRLKLGLRPRFGWRGVGLGQAAKLSVWTLLTAAVGQLAFLYVMRIATIPGAERLRLAEAGNPAADMLPGNAVLEVASQLYLLPHSIIALSLATVLFNRMTRASQDGNRAELRDALSHGLRTMAVATVFGALALFALAGPLGMFFSGGSRNDGVMLAQTLTILALSTPFMSANFMMSRVFYANEDARTPFYVQLLLAVVYVVGAFAIQFMPVGQIIYAIAVLYMVGNILSVVISAFFLRRLLGNLDGPRIANAYIRMGYAALGSAIAGAGALWLMGSYSPDGFAWSGRLQALVTLAVVGPVMLAVYFLLLRLFRVSELTDMLRPLLGRLGRGGQVAPSAAGGVPPTSAPEGTPSVEAGPAAERPARATTSVDTGLIPRISGEFDAVSFRAGPEPEREASGAHYDDGAPTPDDGNYLPGEDQASTARGGLLREQIPLPGRRTFQGKAGQNPYFSRRRPRKK
- a CDS encoding protein kinase family protein; the protein is MSNPIDVGSVLGGRYKVTATVLTSHDHDLVLDGVDQVLNRPVSILVAGPQNTEQVAQSAREVATGERPGTVQVLDLGVTEAATYLITNHTSAADLLDLVVASNPPYVEPFFTDTLGSEIFGQARSYEPEPYDDEENVEAGYINYSDTHPSQVDPYRDAPAVPPKPPVRPATAPVAPAAARNGGSGAAAAGAAAGTGAGVAAGAAGAAGAAGRAPASAPADPEATAAHPVQPSTGRSAPEATDSGHPVASDSGRPKVSLWSDDDYAQADTQDGYDYQYEEEPVEERAPANKKGALFARAAAPAAGGASFAGRGNDDDDRDDYDDDQDEAGREPRSMRWLVGGLLAVVLIAGLVFAVTNLGSLFTQPEAGGPAPAATTGAPEASAAPTQAPTSAAPAVPPAIESVTRQGNFDFAATFDGDLVKAYDGNAASYWSDMEFATENWGGLAPDGVTLAVKLKSAATVSSITLSQLGGSGGSMTVYTNDRPSLDGAKSVGTNSFTSGDLNLPLAEPVKAQYVIVAINALPKLAAPKTRYGYGLRLAEIKVQ